CGCGCGGCCACCAGAGCAGCAGCCCGGTGAGCATCGAGACAATGCCCCAGCAGGTCGCGATCTCCACCAGATAGCGCCCGAAGGTGCCACCGAGCAGCGTGCGGTGCAGCTTGAGCACGGTGGCGAAAAAGCCGTCGGTGCTGCCGCGCTGGCCGAGCACTTCCCCGGTGTAGGGGTTGACGAAGACACTGTGGTGCTCGTGATGCCCGTGCGCGTCTTCCTCCCCGCTGAAGACGATTTCGTCCGCCCGGTCGGCCCCCACGTAGCGGGAGATGTCGGTAAAGTGCCAGCCTTCGGGCGCGGCTGTTTGGGCCGCCGCCACCCGTTGGGAGACGGGCAGCATTTCTCCACTTGCGGGCACCTCCACCTGATGCATCCCCGGCTCCACCACCGGGGCGAGCTCGTATTCGAAGACGAAGAGCGCCCCGGCCAGCGAGACGATCACCAGCACGGGGGTGATGAGCAGCCCCATCCAGAAGTGCCAGCGCCAGACGGCCGGGTAGATCGCAGCCAGCCAGGAGCGGGTCTTTTTGACCGCCTCGGGTGTGGGTTGAACGACAGGCTCGGGGGCAGTGGTAGTGGTGCTCATCGCTGGCTAGGGGCTAGTAGTTCGCTTCGAAGCCGACGCCGATTACGCGCGGGCGGCCCACGATGGCACCGTAGGTCGAGCCGGCGTTGGCGGTTTCCGACCAGAGGCGGTTGATGTAGTCATCGTCCAGCAGGTTGGTGCCGAAGACGTAGACCGACCAATGGTCGAGGCTGAAGCCGAGCTTGGCGTCCAGCAGCAGGCGCTCGCCGAGGTAGAGATTCGGCTCGTTCTTTTCGCTCGCCCAGGCGTTGTCGATGTAGGTGAGGCTCGCATTGCCAAACCAGCCGCTGTCGTGCCGGTAATTGGCCCCGGCTCCCAGCGTCCAGTGCGGAGCCTGCGGGAACTCGTTGTCGCTGAGGGAAACTGCGCCGACGTTGAAGTCGCGGAAGTTGGTGTGGGTATAGCCGATGTTCTGGTAAAAGCTCCAGCCGTTGAGGAACCATTCCTTGAGTTCGATTTCGAAGCCGTAGTATTCCGACTCAGCCGCGTTCACGACCTCACTGTCATAGACGTCGCTAGAATACTGATAGCTGATCTGCTGATCCTCCCACAACGCGTAGAAGGTGTTGGCATTGAGCGTCACGCGGTCGTCGAGCCACTGGGAGCGGAACGACAGCTCAAAGTTGTGCGTGAATTCCGGGTCGAAGGGCACGATCCGGCCCTGCGCCATGTTGAAGCTCACCCCGCCGGAGCGGTAGCCTTGGGAATAGCTGATCCCGGCGCTCATCTTCTCCGTGATGTTGTAGGTAAGCCCGATGGCGGGCAGCACGGTGTAAAAGTCTTCGCTGCCGGAGTCCTGGGAAGAGGCCTGAGCGGCCAGCCCGGCGATCAGGATGTCTGCCGGGGTTCCGGCGGGGATGCCGAGAGAGGGCACATCGACCAGCGAAACCGCGTCGGGGAAGCCTTGCAGCAGGGAAACGTTCTGGTTGGTCTGGCGGTCTTTCTTTTCGTAGTCGAGGCGCAGGCCCACGGTCAGCGTCAGCTCGGGAATGATGTCCCAGTCGCCATTGAAGAACAGGGCCGCATTGTCGGTCTCGATGGCGTAATCGGACTGGTTGTCGAGCAACACGCGGGAGGGGTTGGGCAGGCCGAAAAGGGGAGGGTAGGCGGAGGGCAGCGTGTAAAAGAACGGGCCCGACGAATTGCTGGAAATCTCTTCGGTGGCCAGATACAAGCCGCCAGTCACGCGCCAGGTATGGCCTCGGCCCAGGATGCGCAGCTCTTCGCTCAGGTTCTTGTTGTCGTAGCCGTAGCCGTAGAGCAGGTCGTCTTGCCCCGGGCCGCTGGGCGTGCGGTCGCCATCGTAGGAAGAGGAGCTGGTGAAGTCGCTCCAGGACGTGGTGGAGCTGAGCTGCCAGCCCTCCCAGAGCGGCTGCTCCATGATCAGCGAGGCCAGGCGGCTGCGACCGTCGAACTCATTGCGGGTGTTTTCCCACGCCAGGCGGTCGAAGAGACCGTCCCAATCGTTGGCGTAGGCATAGGCGCGATCGTTGAAATCGCTTTCCGACTGCTGATACATCAGGCGGGCAGTGAAGCCGTTCCACGACTTGGGGGCAAAGAGCAGCTTGCCACGCACCGTGAGGCTGTCGGTGCGGTCCCAGTCGTCTTCGTTGCGGGTGGTGTTGGTGATGGCACCATCGCTCAGCTGCTGGTCGACGGAGATGCGGAAGGCGAGCCAGTCGTCTACAATCGGGCCGCCAACGGCCGCTGCCAGCTGGTAGGTCTCCAGCTCGGCGTAGGTGGCGCGCATCTGGCCGGTCCAGTCAAAAGTCGGCTGCTTGGTCGTCACGACCACCGCGCCAGCGAGGGAGTTACGGCCCTGGCTGGTCGATTGCGGGCCGCGCAGGATCTCCACCTGCTCGATGTCCCACAGCGTGAGCCCGTCGAGCGTCAGCATCTGGGAGTCGACGCGGGCACCGTCGAGCAAAACGGTCGCCAGTTCGCTGCCTTCGGAGTTGGTCAGGCCGGTGTTGCGGATCCCGCGGATGCTGAAGTTGCCATCGTAGGCGTAGGTGTTGGCCGACATCTTGAAAACGTCGCCGATAGACGTCACGGGCGTGTTTTGCAGGGTGCTGGCCGAAAAGAACGACACGCTGGTCTGCGTTTCCTGCAGCGTGCGGCCCAGCTTTTCGCCGGTCACGATAAATTCCTCCAGCTCGAACACCTGCCCTTCGGCAGGGGCGGTCGAGCTTTGAGCAAAGAGCGAGACAGTGGTGGACAGCAGTGCCAGCGAGGTCAGCAGCTTGGACGATTTCATAAGCGATGTGGTTCTGAGACTCAGATTCAGGCGTGTCAATGCTATCGAGACGCGGTATCAAAATAGGGTATTTTTAGCCATGCCGGATTTCCTGCAATTGGGTCGACTTTTGAAAATGGAGGCTCTTTAGCTGGAGGGCTTTGGGGGAAGTATGGAGACGTCTGTCTTTTACGCGCTGGCGGTGGTCGCGGCGCTGATCTACACGGTGGCGAGCCTGTTGCAAAAGCAGGCGCTGGAGTTCCACGTGGGCGCGATGCGCGTGCTCTTTGTCAGCCACTGGCTGTTCTGGCTGTGCGTGCTGCCGGCTGGGCTGCTGGCCCCGGGGCAGGTAGACGGGAGCCTGTGGTGGGCGGTGCTCGTCACGGGCCTGCTCTCGTCGGCTGGCGCCACCTTCAGTGTGTTGGCGATCAAGTATGGCGACGTCTCGGTGGCGATGCCGCTGATGGGGATCAAGGTGCTGGCGGTGGCCGTGCTGTCGGCCATCTTTCTGGCGCAGCCGGTGCCGCTGGCCTGGTGGCTGGCGGCGGTGCTCACGGTGGTAGCCGTTTATCTGCTCGGGCGGAGGCGCAGCCACTCCGGCAAATCCGTCTGGCTCACCGTGCTGCTTGCCACGCTGGCCAGCCTCACCTATGCGGGGATGGACGTGATGTTTGGAGCCTTTGCGCAACGCTTCGGGTTCTTCCAGTTTGTGGCGGCCAAGCAGACGGTGGTGGTCGCTTCGTCGTTTGTGCTGTTGCCGTTTTTCTCCGGCCCGCTGCGCTCGATCCCGGTCAAGGCGTTTCGCTGGATCGTCCCGGCCGTCATGCTGATGGCGGTTCAATTTTACATGATGACTTACAGCGTCTCGGCCTCGGGCGACCCAACTGCCATCAACATCCTCTACAGCTCACGCGGCATGTGGTCGGTCTTGCTCGTGGCGCTGGTGGGGCATTGGTTCGACAACCGCGAGAGCCATGTGGGCCGCACGGTGATGATCGAGCGGTTTGTCGGGGCGGGGCTTTTGCTGGTTGCCATCGGCATTGTGATGGTGACAGGCAATTAAGGTATGCGAGCAGTCGTCCAACGCGTTCACTCCGCCTCCGTGGCGGTCGACGGGCAAACGAAGGCCGCCATTGGGCGCGGTCTGCTGGTCTTCCTCGGCGTGTGCGCCGAAGACACCGCCGAAGAAATCCCGTGGCTGGCCCACAAGCTGCCGCACCTGCGCATCTTCGAAGACGAAGAGGGCCGTATGAACCGCAGCCTGCTCGACATCGGCGGCGAGATCCTGCTCATCAGCCAGTTCACGCTCTACGGCAACCTCAAGAAAGGCACGCGCCCGTCCTTCAACCGCGCGGCCCCGGGTGCCCAGGCGCGCGACCTCTACGAACAATTTCACCACGCCCTCGAGGTCGAGCTCGGCCAGCCCATCGGCACCGGCGAATTCGGCGCCGAGATGCGCATCCCCGCCGACAACGACGGCCCCGTCACCCTGATCATCGACACCAAGCAGCGGGATCTTTGAGGGGGAGAGGGGGGCTAGCTATAGCGAGTATAAGACAACTGCTCCATGAGCGGAGCAAGCCGATCCTCCAATAGCTTGGCTTCTTCCAATGGCAGGTAGTCGCTCCAATTCTTGGTTTTGGCCATGATCTCCCCGCCTGTATAGGTATGGTGGTTGCGCTTTTTGCTCGCTTTCTTGGGCATCATGGCCGGATCAAAATCAACCTCTACAAAAGAGCATATTTTTCGAATCGTTGCTTCGGGCTCTCGGGTTAATGTTTCGTAAGGCAGCACCATGAAGTTGGGACGACCTTGGGCCTGAACGCTGAGAGCCGTATTTACATAGTGCTCGTAGCGGGTGGCAAAGTCTTGCCACGATATCCCGAGCCAAGAGCTTTTGGCTTTTTCCCCAATCGTTTGAATTTCCACCTGCAGGCGTTTACGATAAGAGCTGAGCACATCGACCGGATGGCGGTAGATAAACATGCACTTCGCGTCTGGGTATGTCGCCCAGATTTCAGGAAGATATAAAATATGATTGGGTGTTTTTTCGACCGGGCGTTGAATTTTCCGAACTTTGCGGGCTTGATCGAAGAACGTACGAAGAGCGACAGGATTTCCACCAAGACGATAAGTTAGGGCGACCAAGGCCGACTGGGACGCCATGAACTTCTTCACTACACGGTAAGGCAGATTCCCGATCGTCTGATAAGTGCGGAGGCTCTTCGTCTTTTTATGAAGTTCCTCAATCGTGTCCTCGTCCAGCAATAGATATTTTGATGATCCGCCACGTCGGTTATAAATCGATCGCGGATGTCGAAAGCAGCCGGCTTCGGCCATCAGGCGCTCCATGGGCTCATCGACACCTGGCTTAAAGACGGAATGCTCCAGGAGAGTTGTATAGACGAGAGTGGTCCCGCTTCGAGGTACTCCCGTTACGAAGACAGGGGTCGTTGACAGAGCGTTCATTAGCAGAGAGAAAAGTGCTAGCAACGGTAAAATCGCTACCTGGTGTGGCAAGGTTAAAATCTGTGACCAAGCGGCTTGTTTCATGGCAATAGCGAGCTCTAGCGTAGTGGTTCATGCTGTTTTCGCTACAGGATCGTCAGATAGGCTTGATCCACGTCAATGACCCCTTGTTCAATGGGTGGTAAGCTACGACGCATCATGAAAGACACCCTGCGCATCCTACCTTTTACGTTGATCCTGGCCGGTGCGGCTGCCTTGAGCGGCTGCGGCGACAAGCCCCAAACCAGCGATTCTGCGGCGGAGACGCCCGTCTTGCATCTGGCGCAGATCGACAAGGCGCCGGAGGCGAGCTTCACCATCACGGCCAACGACCAGATGAAGTTCAACCTCACGCGGATCGAGGCCAAGCCGGGTCAGGTGCTCTCCATTACGCTCGACAACATCGGCAAGATGCCGAAGGCCTCGATGGGGCACAACCTCGTGGTGCTGCACGACGGCGTCGACCCCAAGGCCTTTGCCTCGGCGGCCGCCCGTGCGTCGCAGCACGAATACCTGCCGCCGAGCGAAGCCGCCTCGATCCTTACCGCGACGCGTATGCTCGGCGGCGGCGAGAGCGACACGATCGTCTTCCAGTTGCCCGACAAGCCGGGGCTGTATCCCTTCGTCTGCTCCTTCCCCGGTCACTTTTCCGCCGGCATGAAGGGCGTGATCGTGGTCCAATAGAAAGCCGATCTTTCTAACAGAAGTAAACGAAGAGAACAAAGGAGGTGAATAGGGCGCCATGACGCTCTCCACCTCCTTTTTTGTTTCCTTTGTTCTCCTCTGTTAACGCGAGTCTTGTTCTCAACCGTCTTCCCGCAGGCGTGGGAGCAGCAGGGCGAGCCAAAGCAGGGTGGCCACGATCCAGGCGGCTGCCGCGTAGATAAGGTGGCTGTCGCGGATGGCGGGCAAGGCTTCGGCTACTACGCGCGTGGCCATGGCGAGGGCCCAACCCCCGGCGCAGATCCAGAGCAGCGGCCAGTTGCGCAATAGCCGTTGCTTGCGGCCTGCGTGGGCGAACGCCACCCAGGTGCCCACGCATACCACGATCCATTGAAAGCCGGTGATCACGAGCACGTGCCGCAAGCCAATCCGCAGCTCCGGCCAGATAGCCTCGGCCAAGGGAGCAAGGACGAGGCAGAGCAGCGAGGCTTGCGCCAGGCGGGCGAGCGTGGACGCACGCGGGTAGCGCCACGGCACCTGGGTCAAAATGAATCCCGCTGTAAAGGCTGCTTTAAGCAACGCGCCGCTACGGAACAACCCCGCCCCTTGCAGGGCGATGCCGCCCACGATCCCCGCGCCCAGCAGCAGGCAGATCCCGGCTTGTTGCCGCCAGCGGACATCGGGTTTGCGAGCATCGAGGGGGCTGTGCTTGGGCTCCAGCCCGCCGAAGCGGCCGAGAAAAAACGGAGCTACCCCGAGGATCGGCAGGAGGATGTAGGCCTCAATTAGGAAGTTGCGCCCCAAAAACCACACCGCGTAGGGCAGGTGGGGTTGCAGCCATGGCATTTGGGTGAGCGCACCCAGCACGGCACCGAGGGACCCGAGCCCGACCAGGACGAAGCCGGGAGGAGGCAGCCCCTCGCGTTGGCCACAACGGCGTGCAAGGCTGAGCCCGAAGAGCATCATCGCTGCGACGAAGCCCAGCTCGGCCCAATTTGCCCAGCCGATGAGCGACGCAACTTGCCCGGTGGCCCAGAGTCCGCCGACGAGGCCCCACTCTCCGAGGCCCAAGGGGCGAGCGTCGAGCATCCGAGGTCCGGCGGTGCCGAGAAACCCGAGGATGAATGCGGTGAAAAAGCCTTCGACCATCAACCGCACGTGGGCCGGCCCGGGATAGGCCTCCACCCAGCCAGCATACCACAGCGGCCAGAGCGCAACCCCCACTACGCCTACGACGATGCCCAGCGGGAAAAACGCTCGGTAGGGCTCGGCCGCACAGGCGGCAGCAAAGTCGCGCCACCGGATGGTGGGCAAGGTGGGAGAATCGGCGGCGGGAATCGCCTGCGAGGGCAGCGGGCTCATCATGCCGGCTATCTTACTCGAGACGGCTCCCGCGCGCCTTGATCTGCGTCAAGCGCAGCCTTCAGGAAGATCAGGATTGCCAGGTAAGGCCTTTCTCGACTAAGCTAAAAACCACTAGCCTGCCATGAGTAATAACGACGAATTGAATTTTGGCCGTTATACCGGTCGCCTGATCCTCGAGCCCCTGTCGGATGGCCGACGCATGAGGGTGGTGGAAGACTTCGGCTTTCACGATGTCGATGATGCGGCATGGCCCGTGCCCATCGGGGCGAAAGTAGATGGTGCGTCGATCCCGCGGGCGCTGTGGTCGGTGATTGGCGGGCCGTTTGCTGGCAAATATCGAGCCGCCTCCGTCGTGCACGACTTTTATTGCGATGTGCGCAGCAAGCCCTGGAAGTCCGTGCACCGGGTGTTTTACAACGCCATGCGCGCCTCGGGCGTTTCCGAGCCACAGGCCAAGCTGATGTATGCCGCCGTGTATTTTGCCGGCCCTCGTTGGCCCGAGACCGTCGTGGACAATGTCGGCCTCCTCCGCCGCAGCAAGCGCCGGGGTGGCCAGAAGGTCTTCCGCCCGCAGGTTTCCGATGCGATGGAAGCCGATGAAATGCTGGGCAGCTTCGACCTGGAAGAGCCCGAGACTGAAATCCTCTCGACCAAGGCGGTTTCGCTGGATCTGGAAGCACTACAGGCCCTTATCCAGCG
This genomic stretch from Verrucomicrobiota bacterium JB022 harbors:
- a CDS encoding TonB-dependent receptor — its product is MKSSKLLTSLALLSTTVSLFAQSSTAPAEGQVFELEEFIVTGEKLGRTLQETQTSVSFFSASTLQNTPVTSIGDVFKMSANTYAYDGNFSIRGIRNTGLTNSEGSELATVLLDGARVDSQMLTLDGLTLWDIEQVEILRGPQSTSQGRNSLAGAVVVTTKQPTFDWTGQMRATYAELETYQLAAAVGGPIVDDWLAFRISVDQQLSDGAITNTTRNEDDWDRTDSLTVRGKLLFAPKSWNGFTARLMYQQSESDFNDRAYAYANDWDGLFDRLAWENTRNEFDGRSRLASLIMEQPLWEGWQLSSTTSWSDFTSSSSYDGDRTPSGPGQDDLLYGYGYDNKNLSEELRILGRGHTWRVTGGLYLATEEISSNSSGPFFYTLPSAYPPLFGLPNPSRVLLDNQSDYAIETDNAALFFNGDWDIIPELTLTVGLRLDYEKKDRQTNQNVSLLQGFPDAVSLVDVPSLGIPAGTPADILIAGLAAQASSQDSGSEDFYTVLPAIGLTYNITEKMSAGISYSQGYRSGGVSFNMAQGRIVPFDPEFTHNFELSFRSQWLDDRVTLNANTFYALWEDQQISYQYSSDVYDSEVVNAAESEYYGFEIELKEWFLNGWSFYQNIGYTHTNFRDFNVGAVSLSDNEFPQAPHWTLGAGANYRHDSGWFGNASLTYIDNAWASEKNEPNLYLGERLLLDAKLGFSLDHWSVYVFGTNLLDDDYINRLWSETANAGSTYGAIVGRPRVIGVGFEANY
- a CDS encoding DMT family transporter, with protein sequence METSVFYALAVVAALIYTVASLLQKQALEFHVGAMRVLFVSHWLFWLCVLPAGLLAPGQVDGSLWWAVLVTGLLSSAGATFSVLAIKYGDVSVAMPLMGIKVLAVAVLSAIFLAQPVPLAWWLAAVLTVVAVYLLGRRRSHSGKSVWLTVLLATLASLTYAGMDVMFGAFAQRFGFFQFVAAKQTVVVASSFVLLPFFSGPLRSIPVKAFRWIVPAVMLMAVQFYMMTYSVSASGDPTAINILYSSRGMWSVLLVALVGHWFDNRESHVGRTVMIERFVGAGLLLVAIGIVMVTGN
- the dtd gene encoding D-aminoacyl-tRNA deacylase produces the protein MRAVVQRVHSASVAVDGQTKAAIGRGLLVFLGVCAEDTAEEIPWLAHKLPHLRIFEDEEGRMNRSLLDIGGEILLISQFTLYGNLKKGTRPSFNRAAPGAQARDLYEQFHHALEVELGQPIGTGEFGAEMRIPADNDGPVTLIIDTKQRDL
- a CDS encoding sulfotransferase, whose protein sequence is MKQAAWSQILTLPHQVAILPLLALFSLLMNALSTTPVFVTGVPRSGTTLVYTTLLEHSVFKPGVDEPMERLMAEAGCFRHPRSIYNRRGGSSKYLLLDEDTIEELHKKTKSLRTYQTIGNLPYRVVKKFMASQSALVALTYRLGGNPVALRTFFDQARKVRKIQRPVEKTPNHILYLPEIWATYPDAKCMFIYRHPVDVLSSYRKRLQVEIQTIGEKAKSSWLGISWQDFATRYEHYVNTALSVQAQGRPNFMVLPYETLTREPEATIRKICSFVEVDFDPAMMPKKASKKRNHHTYTGGEIMAKTKNWSDYLPLEEAKLLEDRLAPLMEQLSYTRYS
- a CDS encoding plastocyanin/azurin family copper-binding protein; the encoded protein is MKDTLRILPFTLILAGAAALSGCGDKPQTSDSAAETPVLHLAQIDKAPEASFTITANDQMKFNLTRIEAKPGQVLSITLDNIGKMPKASMGHNLVVLHDGVDPKAFASAAARASQHEYLPPSEAASILTATRMLGGGESDTIVFQLPDKPGLYPFVCSFPGHFSAGMKGVIVVQ
- a CDS encoding NnrS family protein, coding for MMSPLPSQAIPAADSPTLPTIRWRDFAAACAAEPYRAFFPLGIVVGVVGVALWPLWYAGWVEAYPGPAHVRLMVEGFFTAFILGFLGTAGPRMLDARPLGLGEWGLVGGLWATGQVASLIGWANWAELGFVAAMMLFGLSLARRCGQREGLPPPGFVLVGLGSLGAVLGALTQMPWLQPHLPYAVWFLGRNFLIEAYILLPILGVAPFFLGRFGGLEPKHSPLDARKPDVRWRQQAGICLLLGAGIVGGIALQGAGLFRSGALLKAAFTAGFILTQVPWRYPRASTLARLAQASLLCLVLAPLAEAIWPELRIGLRHVLVITGFQWIVVCVGTWVAFAHAGRKQRLLRNWPLLWICAGGWALAMATRVVAEALPAIRDSHLIYAAAAWIVATLLWLALLLPRLREDG
- a CDS encoding DUF1353 domain-containing protein, which codes for MSNNDELNFGRYTGRLILEPLSDGRRMRVVEDFGFHDVDDAAWPVPIGAKVDGASIPRALWSVIGGPFAGKYRAASVVHDFYCDVRSKPWKSVHRVFYNAMRASGVSEPQAKLMYAAVYFAGPRWPETVVDNVGLLRRSKRRGGQKVFRPQVSDAMEADEMLGSFDLEEPETEILSTKAVSLDLEALQALIQRNAPSLADIDEAIDKATDLPRPDAVHLQERILTVKSGRAPEE